CATCAGGTCGAGGAAGGTCTGCTTGTCCGGGCATTCATCCATCGGCACAGGCCCGCCCGGCAGGTTCATCTGGACGCCCAGATATTTGCCGATGCTCCACAGCATTTCATACTCGTCGATCACATCGCCCGGAGCGTCTGCAACCGCCTCTGTGTAACGGGCATAGGCGCGTTCGTGCCACCATTCGGAAAGGTTGGTGATGTCTTCACGCTCCAGGCATTGCTTGGGCGCGAGCACCACATCGGCGCGTTTCGCACTGGCCGACATCCATGGATCGATCTGCACAAATATCTCCAGATCATCGAGCGCCTTGCGCATCTTGAGCTGGTTGGGGAAGCCGACCTCCGGATTGCCGCCCACTGAAATCAGAGCGCGGATCTGCCCCTTGCCCGGCGTGAGAATCTCGTCCGCCATCACATTGCACGGCATCTCGAACAGCAATTGGCCAAGCCCGCGGAAACGCGATTTGGCCATCCCCTCTACCCCGAACATCGGTGCCGGTGGTGCCACTTGCGCACGCTTGGGTGTCTGCGCGGTGTAAACCCCGGGAACGCCGCATTTTTCACCCTCTTGCTTGAACCGGGCACATAGCGTGTTGAGGCAACAGACGAGGTATTCGGTCAGCGTGCCGTTGCCGGCCATTTCCGGACCGGTCCCGGTAACCGCACACCCTTTCGAGCCATTGGCAAACATGCGAGCTGCGGCAACCAGTTGATCTTTCTCGACACCGGCCCGCTCTGCCGCAACATCAGGCGTAAACGCTGCGACCGCTGCCTTGAGCTCTTCAACCCCGTCGACATGCGCCGAGACGAAATTGCGATCGTACAATTCCTCCTCGAAAATCACATTGAGCATCCCTGCCAGCAATGCGGGATCTTCGCCCGGCTTCACGGGCAGGTAGATATCGGCAAGCTGACCGACTTCGGCCAGCCGCGGATCGGCGACGATCAGCTTGAGACCTTCCTTCTGGCGGTCCCGGATGCGCTTGGACGGGCTGAAGGGCGGCACGCCACCGACCGGCGCGTAGTGCGACACGATCGGATTGTTGCCGATAAACAGCGCGACATCCGCGTCGGAGAAATTGTTCACCCCTCCCATCCATTTGCCATAGCGCTCGGTCGTGAAAACCTTGGCTGGCTGGTCGAGCGTCACCGACGTGAAGAAATGCTTGGTCCCGATCGCCTGGGCGAGGCTCATCGTGGCCATCATCGCTGAACTGTTCTGGTATCCACCAGACCCCATGAACAAGGCGATCGAATCCGGCCCGTATTTATCGATAATGCGGCGAAATTCGCTGCCGACATGATCCAGCGCCTCAGCCATCGGCGTTTCCCGGAATTCGCCGTTTGCATCACGGACCAGTGAGTGGTGCAGGCGATGTTCCGCATTGTGCGAATCCGGCAGCTCGCGGCCCTTCATGCAGGTGTATCCGCCATATTCGGGATCGTCGGGATCACCTCTGACGGACTGGACTTTGCCGTCCTCCACATCGACCAGCATCGCACAATTGGCGTGGCAAAAACGGCAAAACGTCTTGTGTGTCTGGATGCCCATCGGCGTGATCCTCTCTATTCCGTAAGGGAAGATACCAGAACAGATGCGGCGAACGACTGACACTTTTGGGCGTAGCGACCGACAAAGGCGCTCTGCATAGGGTCGGCGACCAACCAAACAGAGCAGCCCCAGGAGACTTCAATGCCGACGACAGCACGCCAATGGCTTCTGAACGGACATCCGCGCGGGCGCGGCATTGAAGACGGTGATTTCAAACTGGTCGAAACCGAAATCGCCGATCCCGGCGAAGGCGAAGTTTTGCTCAAGACCCATTTTCTGGGTTTTGATCCGGCGCAAAAGGGCTGGATGGAGAACATTGCAGACTATGTCGCCCCGATGGCGCTTGGCGATGTGATGCGCGGCAGCGGAATCAGCGAAGTGATCGCCAGCAATCATCCCAAATTCCATGTCGGCGAATTTGTCTTCGGCAGTATCGGCTGGACCGAATATCTGGTCAGCAATGGCGAAGGCCTGACCAAGGTTGAAACCAGCTTGCCGCCGACCGCCGTACTCTCGGTTTTGGGCACAACAGGTGTAACTGCCTATTGCGGCCTGTTCAAAGTGGGCAAGCCGGTGGCAGGTGACACGGTGCTGGTTTCCGGAGCAGCCGGAGCGACGGGTTCGGTCGTCGGCCAGTTGGCAAAAATTGCCGGGTGCCGCGCTGTCGGGATCGCGGGTGGACCGGAAAAGTGCAAATGGCTGGTCGAGGAAGCTGGCTATGACGCCGCCATTGATTACAAGGCGGGCGGCGTGAAAGAACAGATCAAGGAGCACTGCCCGGGCGGAGTTGATGTGATCTTCGACAATGTCGGCGGATCGATCCTCGATGATATGCTGGCCAATATCGCAACCGGTGCGCGGGTTGTTATCTGCGGCGGTATCAGCCGCTACGAGACAGGCGACTTACCGTCCGGGCCGAAGAACTATTTCAACCTGATCTTCCGCCGCGCCAGTATGGCAGGGTTCATCGTGCTCGATTGGGCAGCGGAATTTCCTGCCATTCGCAAGCGGCTCGAAGGCTTCGTGCATGATGGCAGCCTGAGCTATCAGGAAGACATCCAGGAAGGGTTCGAAAACGCGCCCGAAACGCTCAACCGGCTGTTCCGGGGCGCCAATCGCGGCAAGCAGATGCTGAAACTTTAGCCTAATGCGCGCCGGGCAAGTCGCCGGGCGTATTCACATTGGCAAGTGGCGGATCGAAACGGACCTTGCGTGCGCCCACATGCTCGGCAAAGCCGTAAAGAGCGCGTCCACCGCTAGCCAGAAATGCATCCAGCTCCGGCGCCAGGGCCGCAGGCCACAGGCCGATGACAGGCTGGCTTTGCACAATCGCCGGGCCTGACCCGGCCAGCGCGTCGATCAGGTCCGTTGGTAGATTGTGGACATCGCATCCTGCGCTGAGCACTGCATTATAACCATTGCCCGCGGCGAAATGCAGCGCAGCGTTCAGGCCCCCTAGAGGCCCCAAGCCTGTATCAGGCCGGTCCGCGATACACTCGAAGCCGGTTTCGTCCCGCCCGCACACAAGCACTGCCTGAGTCTGCGCCGCCAGGGCAGCCGAGACCCGATCAATCAGGCGTTCGCCATCGACCAGGGCATACGCCTTGTCGCTGCCGAAACGTCGCGCTTTGCCCCCTGCGAGGACGGCGCCCAGAATGTTCACATGGGCCTCAGTCGAATTGCTCGGACGGTTTGCCCTCGGCATTGTAGACTGGCCCTTCAGCATCCACCCGGTATTTCTTGCTGACCGCATTCTCGATCCCGAACGATCCCATATGGGCCAGCATTCCGGCATATTCCTTGTTCGCGAAATGATGGGCCAGCGATTCTTCGCTCTCCCATTCTTCGAACACATTCACGCGTGCCGGATTGTTGAGATCGGCGCTCCAATCGTAATGGATGCAGCCATCCTGCGACAACGCGCCGTCGATCCATTTCTGGGCCGATTTGAGCGCTTCTTCACGTTTGGCTGGATCAAGGTCGATCTGGGCGGAAATGACAATCTTGGCCATGCTTATTCCCCTTGCGGATTGTATTCGGCAACAATTTCGAAGACGCGCTTGGCATAGACCCAGCGCCCGTCCCGCTTGACCAGATCATCGGTATAGAGGCCGCCGATCATGCGGGTCGAGCCATCTTTGCCCTTCAGCACTTCCTGGGTCTGGACGCGTGATGTGGCGGTATCGCCATCGACCTCGATCGCAGCTGGCACACAGCTGAAGCTGACCGCTTCGAAATTGGCCATCGCCCCCAGCCACACTTCGACGATCTTGTCGCGGCCCTTGATATCCATGCCCATGAAGCCCCAATCGGCATCATCGGCCCAGACCGAGCCCCAGGTCTCCGCGTCGAAGCGGACCACGCCGTCGCCATAGATTTCATGCAGCTCGCGGATCGCCAGGCGATCTTCGATAGGGCCAGTAAACATGTCTCTCTCCTTTGGATTGGCCTGTCTATTCTCTCTCTGGCCGCCCGC
This is a stretch of genomic DNA from Parerythrobacter jejuensis. It encodes these proteins:
- a CDS encoding molybdopterin-containing oxidoreductase family protein, which produces MGIQTHKTFCRFCHANCAMLVDVEDGKVQSVRGDPDDPEYGGYTCMKGRELPDSHNAEHRLHHSLVRDANGEFRETPMAEALDHVGSEFRRIIDKYGPDSIALFMGSGGYQNSSAMMATMSLAQAIGTKHFFTSVTLDQPAKVFTTERYGKWMGGVNNFSDADVALFIGNNPIVSHYAPVGGVPPFSPSKRIRDRQKEGLKLIVADPRLAEVGQLADIYLPVKPGEDPALLAGMLNVIFEEELYDRNFVSAHVDGVEELKAAVAAFTPDVAAERAGVEKDQLVAAARMFANGSKGCAVTGTGPEMAGNGTLTEYLVCCLNTLCARFKQEGEKCGVPGVYTAQTPKRAQVAPPAPMFGVEGMAKSRFRGLGQLLFEMPCNVMADEILTPGKGQIRALISVGGNPEVGFPNQLKMRKALDDLEIFVQIDPWMSASAKRADVVLAPKQCLEREDITNLSEWWHERAYARYTEAVADAPGDVIDEYEMLWSIGKYLGVQMNLPGGPVPMDECPDKQTFLDLMTAGCLVPPSQVRQDVQAAGGAAVIYEDLHPVIEAADEEEQHKFDLAAGDMPKNLEKYGADEARAAGFDFRLISRRSKARFNSIGQPLERLGRKITTNPAYIHPDDMQQQGIADGDVIEITSPHASIHGVAKGSDRVRRGLISMAHAFGDSEAGKHNVREMGGSTNRLTSDEVDFDPITGQALQSAIPVRIAVA
- a CDS encoding NADP-dependent oxidoreductase; the encoded protein is MPTTARQWLLNGHPRGRGIEDGDFKLVETEIADPGEGEVLLKTHFLGFDPAQKGWMENIADYVAPMALGDVMRGSGISEVIASNHPKFHVGEFVFGSIGWTEYLVSNGEGLTKVETSLPPTAVLSVLGTTGVTAYCGLFKVGKPVAGDTVLVSGAAGATGSVVGQLAKIAGCRAVGIAGGPEKCKWLVEEAGYDAAIDYKAGGVKEQIKEHCPGGVDVIFDNVGGSILDDMLANIATGARVVICGGISRYETGDLPSGPKNYFNLIFRRASMAGFIVLDWAAEFPAIRKRLEGFVHDGSLSYQEDIQEGFENAPETLNRLFRGANRGKQMLKL
- the mobA gene encoding NTP transferase domain-containing protein; translation: MPRANRPSNSTEAHVNILGAVLAGGKARRFGSDKAYALVDGERLIDRVSAALAAQTQAVLVCGRDETGFECIADRPDTGLGPLGGLNAALHFAAGNGYNAVLSAGCDVHNLPTDLIDALAGSGPAIVQSQPVIGLWPAALAPELDAFLASGGRALYGFAEHVGARKVRFDPPLANVNTPGDLPGAH
- a CDS encoding putative quinol monooxygenase, whose amino-acid sequence is MAKIVISAQIDLDPAKREEALKSAQKWIDGALSQDGCIHYDWSADLNNPARVNVFEEWESEESLAHHFANKEYAGMLAHMGSFGIENAVSKKYRVDAEGPVYNAEGKPSEQFD
- a CDS encoding nuclear transport factor 2 family protein → MFTGPIEDRLAIRELHEIYGDGVVRFDAETWGSVWADDADWGFMGMDIKGRDKIVEVWLGAMANFEAVSFSCVPAAIEVDGDTATSRVQTQEVLKGKDGSTRMIGGLYTDDLVKRDGRWVYAKRVFEIVAEYNPQGE